A window of the Synechococcus sp. JA-3-3Ab genome harbors these coding sequences:
- a CDS encoding NAD(P)/FAD-dependent oxidoreductase, producing MGKDRLFLCLGAVLKLLYYREIPCPDTAQVLSWLQEHLPLPASSQKVLTPTGLRLEGSGAQLAVFLWSGLNTTYLKIFQWSERPFPQQGRWLKEVERAIQSQFPHRYPQLPDVDLSQGSIFEQLEPFYPQTVKYFRRIPNGEFDLQRVYWWEKRWREEVQSPHACRPPVLFRQPAPEPAPQEWDLVIVGGALGAIYGAAMARLGYRVALVERLPFGRMNREWNISRRELQTLVEFGLLSPEEMESLILREYTDGFNKFFDGNSPVRAPVLHTPTVLNLAIDAEKLLQLCGQILRSRGGAIYERSEFQRAYIEEQGVTVVVKDLTTQEEFSLGSRLLVDAMGTASPIAQQLYGRRAFDSVCPTVGATIAGGFEPGVWDPQFGDILASHGDISRGRQLIWELFPGPGEDLTFYLFHYHQVHPENPGSLLELYEDFFTILPEYRRCDPERLQWKKATFGYIPGRFGQQPAPQEPFDRLLLIGDAAALQSPLSFTGFGSLVRNCPRLCDLLDTALRHNLLKAADLAQIRAYQGNSAVTWLFSRGMMVPTGKVLPPERINAILNSFFGILATEPPEVVDDFIKDRAGWLAFNRMAIKAALQNPRLLLWIWEAVGAEGFAQWLPTYFSYTGLALLSALLGSWFPKLVRRLQPWLESRYPRLWLRCLSWSYTLTYGVGQPRLEFHLPAPSSPAAQNLQNPIPTWIEERA from the coding sequence ATGGGTAAGGATCGGCTTTTTTTGTGTCTTGGCGCTGTGCTCAAGCTCCTGTACTACCGCGAGATCCCTTGCCCAGATACCGCTCAAGTGCTGAGCTGGCTGCAGGAGCACCTGCCTCTGCCTGCGAGCAGCCAAAAGGTACTCACCCCCACTGGGCTACGCCTAGAGGGATCCGGAGCGCAGCTGGCCGTTTTCCTCTGGTCGGGGCTGAACACCACCTATCTCAAGATCTTTCAGTGGTCAGAGCGGCCTTTCCCCCAGCAGGGCCGCTGGCTAAAGGAAGTGGAAAGGGCTATCCAAAGCCAATTTCCCCACCGCTACCCGCAGTTGCCAGATGTCGATCTCAGCCAGGGATCCATCTTTGAGCAACTGGAGCCCTTTTACCCGCAGACGGTGAAGTATTTCCGCCGCATCCCCAACGGGGAGTTTGACCTGCAGCGGGTTTACTGGTGGGAGAAACGCTGGCGGGAAGAAGTCCAATCCCCTCACGCTTGCCGGCCCCCCGTGCTATTTCGCCAGCCTGCCCCAGAGCCCGCCCCCCAAGAGTGGGACTTGGTGATCGTGGGCGGGGCGTTGGGGGCTATCTACGGCGCGGCCATGGCCCGCTTAGGTTACCGCGTGGCCCTGGTGGAACGGCTGCCCTTTGGCCGCATGAACCGGGAGTGGAACATCTCGCGGCGGGAGCTGCAGACGCTGGTGGAGTTTGGTCTCCTCAGCCCTGAGGAGATGGAGAGCCTCATCCTCAGGGAATACACGGATGGTTTTAACAAGTTTTTTGATGGCAACAGCCCCGTGCGCGCCCCCGTCCTGCACACGCCGACGGTGCTCAACCTGGCCATTGATGCCGAAAAGCTCCTGCAGCTCTGTGGTCAAATCTTGAGATCCAGGGGTGGTGCCATCTACGAGCGCAGCGAGTTTCAGCGGGCCTACATCGAGGAGCAAGGCGTCACGGTGGTGGTTAAGGACCTAACCACTCAAGAAGAGTTCTCTCTGGGATCCCGCCTGTTGGTGGATGCCATGGGGACGGCCTCCCCCATTGCCCAGCAGCTCTACGGCCGCCGCGCCTTCGACAGCGTTTGCCCCACGGTAGGGGCCACCATTGCAGGGGGGTTTGAGCCAGGAGTTTGGGATCCCCAATTTGGCGACATCCTGGCCAGCCACGGCGACATCAGCCGCGGTCGGCAGCTCATCTGGGAACTGTTCCCTGGGCCGGGGGAGGATCTCACCTTCTACCTGTTCCACTACCACCAGGTGCATCCGGAAAACCCGGGCTCCCTCTTGGAGCTGTACGAAGACTTTTTCACCATCCTGCCGGAATACCGCCGCTGCGACCCGGAGCGCCTGCAGTGGAAAAAAGCCACCTTTGGCTACATCCCCGGACGCTTTGGCCAGCAGCCAGCTCCCCAAGAGCCCTTCGACCGCCTCCTTTTAATTGGGGATGCGGCAGCTCTGCAATCGCCCCTGAGCTTTACGGGGTTTGGATCCCTGGTGCGCAACTGCCCTCGCCTGTGCGATTTGCTGGACACAGCCTTGCGCCATAATCTCCTCAAAGCCGCCGACCTAGCCCAGATCCGCGCCTACCAGGGCAACTCCGCCGTCACTTGGCTGTTTTCGCGGGGGATGATGGTGCCCACCGGCAAGGTGTTGCCGCCCGAGCGCATCAACGCCATCCTCAACAGCTTTTTCGGTATTCTCGCCACCGAGCCGCCTGAGGTGGTGGACGACTTTATCAAAGACCGGGCTGGCTGGCTGGCCTTTAACCGCATGGCTATCAAAGCGGCTCTGCAGAACCCGCGGCTGCTGCTGTGGATCTGGGAGGCAGTAGGAGCGGAAGGCTTTGCCCAGTGGCTACCTACCTACTTCAGCTACACCGGACTGGCTTTGCTCTCGGCCCTCCTGGGAAGTTGGTTTCCCAAGCTGGTGCGGCGCCTGCAGCCCTGGCTGGAGTCCCGCTACCCCCGCCTGTGGTTGCGCTGCCTGAGCTGGAGCTACACCCTCACCTACGGGGTAGGCCAGCCGCGCCTGGAGTTTCATCTCCCCGCTCCCAGCTCTCCTGCCGCGCAAAACCTGCAAAACCCAATACCGACCTGGATAGAAGAAAGGGCCTAG
- a CDS encoding histidine triad nucleotide-binding protein, whose product MSDTVFSKIIRREIPAQIVYEDERAIAFKDIAPQAPVHILVVPKEPIPGIAQAKPEHEALLGHLLLTAQRVAVEAGLSRGYRLVINQGEDGGQTVFHLHIHVLGGRAMGWPPG is encoded by the coding sequence ATGAGCGACACCGTTTTCAGCAAGATCATCCGCAGGGAGATCCCGGCCCAGATTGTCTACGAAGACGAGCGAGCCATCGCCTTCAAAGACATTGCTCCCCAGGCTCCTGTCCACATCTTGGTGGTGCCCAAGGAGCCTATCCCCGGCATTGCCCAGGCCAAGCCCGAACACGAAGCGTTGCTAGGGCACCTGCTGCTGACGGCTCAGCGGGTGGCTGTTGAAGCTGGCCTAAGCAGAGGTTATCGCTTGGTCATCAACCAAGGAGAAGACGGGGGTCAAACCGTCTTTCACCTGCACATCCACGTTCTGGGCGGTCGGGCGATGGGCTGGCCGCCGGGCTAG
- a CDS encoding precorrin-8X methylmutase — protein sequence MEWHVTDAESLMIIDQEVGKHELSPAEYEVVRRVIYATADFEYLHLIRFGNEALQAGAAALAARTTIVVDEPMVQVGIARAVQNTFSNPIYCGSEAVTRPQRDKTRSAWGLQTLAQRYPEAIFVIGQSQTALSTLVQLIAEKEVSPALVIATPAGFVDVVKAKQELADSMVPHIRTEGRKGGPAVAAAVLDGLLDLAWQAYVGASSPSPTGKSVSG from the coding sequence ATGGAGTGGCATGTTACCGATGCGGAAAGCCTGATGATCATCGACCAGGAGGTGGGCAAGCACGAGCTTTCCCCCGCCGAGTATGAGGTGGTTCGTCGAGTTATTTACGCTACTGCAGATTTCGAGTATCTCCACCTCATCCGTTTTGGCAACGAAGCCCTGCAGGCTGGGGCGGCGGCTTTGGCGGCGCGCACCACCATTGTGGTGGACGAGCCGATGGTGCAGGTAGGCATCGCGCGGGCCGTGCAGAACACCTTCTCCAACCCCATCTACTGCGGCAGCGAAGCTGTCACCCGCCCCCAGAGGGACAAGACCCGCTCTGCCTGGGGCCTGCAAACCCTAGCTCAGCGCTACCCTGAGGCAATCTTTGTCATTGGCCAATCCCAGACGGCTCTTTCCACCCTGGTGCAGTTGATCGCCGAGAAAGAGGTATCCCCTGCCCTGGTCATCGCGACGCCGGCTGGGTTTGTGGATGTGGTGAAAGCCAAGCAGGAGCTGGCCGATTCCATGGTGCCCCACATCCGCACTGAGGGACGGAAGGGCGGCCCTGCAGTGGCGGCGGCGGTCTTGGATGGCCTGCTGGATTTGGCTTGGCAGGCCTATGTGGGAGCCAGCAGCCCAAGCCCTACTGGCAAATCAGTTAGCGGATAG